A window of the Microplitis mediator isolate UGA2020A chromosome 5, iyMicMedi2.1, whole genome shotgun sequence genome harbors these coding sequences:
- the LOC130668780 gene encoding uncharacterized protein LOC130668780 isoform X14: MGQYSSAHVTLNLNVHPAFVSIIGHTSPPPPAPSSGHLQQQQQQQDNSPPRGPRTLLLRRSENGFGFTLRHFIVYPPESCCMLPGHERTKIEEPMDTIFVKQVRANSPAAEAGLRTGDRVVSVDGVPTRGEQYASVVQRIQQAEPWLRLLVVSKEDDILQRYFGDTAHNPETNQRPARLRSPDKILQKQRRSMSMIPGPSSRTRQSWICQTLPSSENQGTAGSSYRLREDTFKDQSANKMTTSVPNIQRRPLTEARNHESIYGRTDDRSQRRSLPQQQDIIDPMGQVYRSPPDARFDLYDRTRSESIYSRPSSEQIYDRIKDPIYERVRPDLNTFSKSLDHQYPMSRAEPQVPIYRPGRRVVTRRASEGSGPINDSEGSGGVGGGQMAYSNNDGFKSGDPGSRLSVESRQDSSPVSKDSSISSSYDSTSTLTGNECSDDSIMTRLRKSFEQKEEFLRRPSHPIGWLLPDEMTRINQCQGVIQREFYARPQKLQRQVWPPSEQQNQQQVIDTAHHQTLNRNNTLERIKNNKPSNQNLQRVRNDMVEVGSDVTNSNDVKNGEREGAQAIRDKFYSSLYDTNNQYGKENNFNNYPTSKTVVNNESPSRNTPNSSPRNTSNNKNTFITTLSRIHENVTSLAQQQQQQQQQQQQHQQQQQQQHQHQQQQQQQQSCHELRNGTSSLPSSPGPDKKTPDKFPVPPQGLQIVSRRAKQFESGRLLSDDDEPTSDRTNLYKSELSRLSNKRSVPNVAVRKREFESKAESHETRRITANRESKSLDSGKGLSGNRIIPIGSKYIHCEPPSGYRDDKVVYIVETPAMDMEPVRLRARSNSAESWEAVNGGTTRRGVRHTWQTEPEDPEGETRNSKAKRQDSYLQAVRNHLDRESHVIQQRERTTEESKIMEPNSVYPSALSEVISRTTPSSMPTVTISPPQPVRPNQLPIPNPLRPLDSRESSFNHQHLSSDQQNVDDQESTGTTLAPGSNPTSNDVVLRRQKNSQLSDEERATRRVSYLKATWGERMHVDSDLELSDTESVVQAIRSIHRRWRPPLFPSDITPLRRIFEDVTQAASLHRHYHRNSIANTHSSTACSAGTPKDVEPVEREGSLHVKFTVLDGKRSTDRSWKQVWGVLRGPILYFYKDRHTQSPSATSDSDVGQHVDVRCSLVDVADDYTKRKHVFRVANTSAEVLLQTDDAASMALWLRALHKHAAAEKPSDGNSSTTKQQAVPQTPGPTTPSSGSPAGGQRLSPLPGHKGIRKLTSFRNRSPTGQSPVNKTRKPSQTVEPLQSPKSKTWKGRVAKQLRKMHGQAGSPSSPTAQLQPEGATFKVPLELCPVSSFSEFVPLIVEMCTSIVEARGLEVIGIYRVPGNTAAISQLTESVNKGFENINLQDPRWSDVNVISSLLKSFFRQLPDSLLTAELYPMFIDADKIEDPQRRMATIRKLLRDLPEHHFETLKYLMFHLKKVVEHSEVNKMEAKNLAIVFGPTLVRASGSRDNMVTMVTDMSHQCRIVESLLNNVDWFFCEEDLDDLSRLSVNLSLPADGSEVETSNTNHNLLLNNIQKVEGMREMVSAKDIVSSIISAANRKIQRRRKGQEEQESEDHEDEKTKGKQDESLGVIRQSMALNERQCSVSEMVLMHENKNQPNHTNENIDRNTVISSENTSPLNSSSISSRSMYPGSPVNQQQEQQHQQQQQQQQQSQQLSTTSLSLDSSRLSSDVGSGSLDTVSTISNLSNETKQSNDEVAIRTYAGLSATTQERIRRFEQETKAMLQRDQHRQRREAEKREEERRRIEMEWQLAKREMENDDILDGIIDTAVGTPYLTDRMSNLNDRLAERSSVDSNGTDSHRSKSTTRLTPLSIAVQQQPTARQKAQATNQLTNIIGDKINNGIIKKFKTDKESSVESLAPTRYGSLDSLHEVHTSPSPSHQTRGISGDISDDAGSCFLHWTQKILTINRKLVRERSLDQSYVDIRSKMEISCESIESTRNIC, from the exons ATCGGCCATACATCACCCCCACCACCTGCACCATCTTCTGGTCATCtacagcagcaacaacaacagcaagaTAATTCACCACCACGCGGACCACGTACACTCTTACTACGACGCAGCGAAAATGGATTTGGATTTACCCTTCGTCACTTTATCGTCTATCCGCCCGAGTCCTGCTGT atgctGCCAGGACACGAGCGGACAAAAATCGAAGAGCCAATGGACACAATTTTCGTAAAACAAGTACGAGCAAATTCACCAGCAGCAGAAGCAGGCCTTCGAACTGGAGATCGTGTCGTATCAGTGGACGGTGTGCCAACTCGTGGCGAGCAGTACGCAAGTGTCGTTCAGCGAATCCAGCAAGCAGAACCTTGGCTCAGACTACTAGTTGTTTCTAAAGAAGACGATATATTACAAAGg tactTCGGTGATACTGCGCACAATCCAGAGACAAATCAACGACCAGCACGACTACGTTCTCCCgacaaaatattacaaaaacaACGTAGGTCGATGAGTATGATTCCTGGACCGTCATCAAGAACAAGACAATCTTGGATTTGCCAAACACTTCCTAGCTCTGAAAATCAAGGTACTGCAGGTTCTTCGTATCGATTACGCGAGGATACATTTAAAGATCAATCGGCAAATAAAATGACGACATCAGTACCAAATATTCAACGACGGCCATTAACAGAAGCACGTAATCATGAAAGTATTTATGGTCGTACTGACGATCGTAGTCAAAGAAGATCATTACCACAGCAGCAAGATATTATTGATCCGATGGGACAGGTTTATCGATCACCACCTGACGCAAGATTCGATTTATACGATCGTACACGTTCTGAGTCGATATACTCACGACCAAGTAGCGAGCAAATCTACGACAGGATCAAGGATCCAATTTACGAGCGAGTTAGACCagatttaaatacatttagtAAGTCGCTGGATCATCAGTATCCCATGTCTCGGGCTGAACCACAAGTACCAATTTACCGGCCTGGAAGACGCGTTGTTACAAGACGCGCAAGTGAAGGTAGTGGTCCAATAAATGATTCAGAAGGGAGTGGGGGAGTAGGAGGAGGACAGATGGCTTATAGTAATAACGATGGATTTAAATCTGGTGATCCAGGATCAAGATTAAGTGTGGAATCAAGGCAAGATTCGTCACCGGTTAGTAAAGATAGCAGTATATCTTCTTCTTACGATTCAACTTCAACGCTGACGGGTAATGAATGTTCAGATGATTCTATTATGACGAGACTGAGAAAGAGTTTTGAACAAAAGGAAGAATTTTTACGGCGTCCAAGTCATCCTATTGGTTGGTTATTGCCTGATGAAATGACGAGGATAAACCAGTGTCAAGGTGTCATTCAACGTGAATTTTATGCGCGACCTCAAAAACTTCAGAGACAGGTTTGGCCACCGAGTGAACAACAAAATCAACAACAAGTTATTGATACCGCGCATCATCAAACacttaatagaaataatactttggaaagaattaaaaataataaacctaGTAATCAGAATTTACAGAGAGTGCGTAATGATATGGTTGAAGTTGGTAGTGACGTTACTAATTCTAATGACGTAAAGAATGGTGAACGTGAAGGTGCACAAGCAATacgtgataaattttattcatcttTATATGATACTAACAATCAATAtggtaaagaaaataattttaataattatccgACTAGTAAAACTGTAGTTAATAATGAATCACCAAGTCGCAATACTCCGAACTCATCACCGAGAAATACaagcaataataaaaatacatttattacgACCTTATCAAGGATACATGAAAATGTTACAAGTTTGGctcagcaacaacaacaacaacaacaacagcagcaacaacaccaacaacaacagcaacaacaacaccaacatcaacagcagcaacaacagcaacagaGCTGTCATGAACTTCGAAATGGCACTTCATCGCTGCCTTCATCACCTGGACCAGACAAAAAAACGCCAGATAAATTTCCAGTACCGCCTCAAGGACTTCAAATTGTTTCACGTCGAGCTAAACAATTTGAATCCGGTAGACTACTCAGTGATGATGACGAGCCAACTAGTGATCGTACGAATTTGTACAAAAGTGAGTTGTCAAGGTTATCAAATAAACGAAGTGTACCAAATGTTGCTGTACGAAAACGTGAATTTGAATCAAAAGCTGAATCACATGAAACTAGAAGAATTACTGCTAATCGTGAAAGTAAATCATTAGATTCCG GCAAAGGGTTATCGGGAAATCGAATAATTCCGATAGGCAGCAAATACATCCATTGCGAACCACCTTCGGGTTACAGAGATGATAAAG tcGTTTATATCGTAGAAACACCGGCGATGGATATGGAACCGGTTCGGTTGCGAGCACGAAGTAATAGCGCTGAATCTTGGGAAGCTGTGAACGGAGGAACGACCCGACGAGGCGTCAGACATACCTGGCAGACAGAACCCGAGGATCCGGAGGGTGAAACACGAAACAGCAAGGCTAAGAGACAAGACAGCTATCTTCAGGCTGTTAGAAACCACCTCG ACCGAGAATCTCACGTGATCCAGCAGCGTGAAAGAACAACCGAGGAGTCAAAAATCATGGAACCGAATTCAGTATACCCATCAGCATTATCAGAGGTCATTTCAAGAACAACTCCAAGCAGCATGCCGACCGTAACCATTAGTCCTCCCCAGCCAGTCCGGCCAAATCAACTTCCTATCCCAAACCCTCTGCGTCCTTTAGATAGTCGAGAGAGCTCATTCAATCACCAGCATTTATCATCTGATCAGCAGAATGTGGACGACCAAGAGTCCACTGGCACGACCCTAG cTCCGGGCTCCAATCCAACGTCCAATGATGTGGTTCTAAGGCGACAGAAAAATAGTCAACTCA gcGATGAAGAACGTGCAACAAGACGCGTTTCTTATCTCAAAGCTACGTGGGGTGAACGGATGCATGTGGACAGTGATCTAGAATTGAGTGATACTGAGTCGGTAGTTCAAGCAATACGcag CATACACAGGCGATGGAGACCGCCACTGTTTCCTAGCGACATTACGCCACTTCGGCGTATCTTCGAGGATGTTACTCAAGCTGCATCACTGCACCGCCACTACCATCG TAACAGCATCGCAAATACACATAGTAGTACCGCATGCAGCGCCGGGACGCCGAAGGACGTCGAACCGGTCGAGCGAGAAGGATCCCTTCACGTCAAGTTTACTGTACTTGATGGCAAG agATCTACAGACCGTTCGTGGAAGCAAGTATGGGGCGTTCTTCGTGGTCCTATCCTATACTTTTACAAGGACCGTCACACTCAG agTCCATCTGCAACGAGTGATAGTGACGTAGGACAACATGTCGACGTGAGATGTTCTTTAGTTGACGTAGCTGATGATTACACCAAGAGGAAACATGTATTTCGTGTGGCTAATACAAGTGCGGAAGTGCTTTTACAAACGGACGACGCAGCATCGATGGCACTTTGGCTGAGAGCGCTTCATAAACATGCTGCTGCTGAAAAGCCTTcg gATGGTAATTCAAGTACAACGAAGCAACAAGCTGTGCCACAAACACCTGGACCAACAACACCAAGTAGCGGTAGTCCAGCTGGAGGACAACGTCTAAGTCCATTGCCAGGTCACAAAGGCATTAGAAAATTGACGTCTTTCCGTAATCGTTCGCCAACTGGTCAATCACCTGTTAATAAAACCCGGAAGCCAAGTCAGACAGTAGAACCACTGCAGTCACCGAAATCTAAAACGTGGAAAGGTCGTGTTGCTAAACAACTCAGAAAGATGCATGGCCAGGCTGGTTCACCATCCTCGCCAACAGCCCAATTACAGCCTGAGGGTGCTACTTTCAAAGTTCCCTTGGAATTGTGCCCAGTG TCTTCATTCTCGGAATTTGTACCGTTGATTGTTGAAATGTGCACCAGTATCGTTGAAGCGAGGGGTCTTGAAGTTATTGGAATTTATCGAGTGCCTGGAAATACTGCGGCTATTTCTCAACTTACTGAAAGTGTCAATAAAGgctttgaaaatattaatttacag gaTCCACGATGGAGTGATGTAAATGTTATATCATCTTTATTGAAATCATTCTTCAGACAACTTCCTGACTCATTATTAACAGCCGAGCTTTATCCCATGTTTATTGACGCAGATAAAATAGAAGATCCCCAAAGAAGAATGGCAacaataagaaaattattaagagATTTACCCGAACATCATTTTGaaacacttaaatatttaatgtttcatttgaaaaaagttgTTGAACACAGTGAAGTTAATAAAATGGAAGCTAAAAATTTGGCTATTGTATTTGGGCCAACTCTGGTACGAGCTAGTGGTTCAAGGGATAATATGGTTACTATGGTTACGGACATGTCGCATCAGTGTAGGATTGTCGAGAGCTTATTGAacaat gtCGATTGGTTCTTCTGTGAAGAAGACTTAGACGACTTGAGTAGATTAAGCGTTAACCTGAGTCTTCCTGCCGACGGCAGTGAAGTTGAAACATCAAATACCAATCACAACCTTCTactaaataatattcaaaaagttgaaG GCATGCGTGAAATGGTCTCAGCTAAGGACATTGTATCTTCAATCATATCCGCAGCAAACAGAAAGATACAAAGGCGAAGGAAAGGTCAAGAGGAGCAGGAGAGTGAAGATCACGAAGATGAAAAg aCTAAAGGAAAACAAGACGAATCATTGGGAGTTATTCGACAAAGTATGGCATTGAATGAACGACAATGCTCAGTAAGTGAAATGGTACTGATGCATGAGAATAAAAATCAACCAAACCATACAAATGAAAATATAGATCGTAACACAGTGATCAGTAGTGAAAACACAAGTCCATTAAATAGTTCATCAATATCAAGTAGATCAATGTATCCCGGTAGTCCAGTAAACCAACAACAAGAGCAACAACAtcagcaacagcaacagcagcaacaacaatcGCAACAACTTTCCACCACTTCACTTAGTTTAGACTCTTCACGATTGTCTAGTGACGTTGGTTCTGGTAGTTTGGATACTGTTTCGACAATTTCAAATCTATCAAACGAAACAAAACAGAGTAACGACGAAGTGGCAATACGTACATATGCCGGATTAAGTGCGACGACCCAAGAACGAATACGTAGATTTGAGCAAGAAACAAAAGCAATGTTGCAACGTGACCAGCATCGGCAGAGACGTGAAGCTGAGAAACGTGAAGAAGAACGACGGAGAATTGAAATGGAATGGCAACTTGCCAAAAGAGAGATGGAGAATGATGATATCCTTGATGGGATCATAGACACAGCAGTTGGAACCCCTTATCTTACTGATCGAATGTCGAATTTAAATGACAGGCTTGCTGAGAGATCTAGTGTTGATAGCAATGGTACTGATAGCCACAGGTCGAAATCTACCACGAGATTGACCCCATTATCTATAGCTGTACAGCAGCAACCTACTGCACGACAGAAAGCACAAGCTACCAATCAATTGACTAATATTATAGGCGATAAAATCAATAAtggtattattaaaaaattcaagacaGATAAAGAG tcATCAGTGGAGTCATTGGCACCAACTCGTTACGGCAGTTTAGATTCTCTCCATGAAGTCCACACATCACCATCACCATCACATCAAACTCGCGGCATATCAGGCGACATTTCAGACGATG CCGGATCTTGTTTTCTTCACTGGACCCAGAAGATACTTACTATAAACAGAAAGCTTGTTAG GGAGCGATCTCTTGACCAGTCTTACGTCGACATTCGATCGAAAATGGAAATCTCTTGTGAATCCATCGAATCTACTCGTAACATCTGCTGA